One Chromatiaceae bacterium DNA segment encodes these proteins:
- the glnD gene encoding [protein-PII] uridylyltransferase: MGSKAEALVAFAQARLDEALTAGSEPIPAFRQALREGRQRLFEAFDQGVPAADLVRTHSLLVDTILTRAWARHLPPASPGALPLALVAVGGYGREELHPGSDLDILILLGEDKGEDRAALDGPLEAFITFLWDIGTEVGQSVRTLDECVAEARADVTVMTNLMEGRLITGDAQLLAAMRAATGPDRLWPSDAFFAAKTAEQRQRWHKYGGTAYNLEPNIKENPGGLRDIQMIGWVAKRHFAADTLHDLVLHGFLTEGEYLTLIEGQARLWRIRFQLHRLAGRREDRLLFDYQRSLARDFGFVDDGNHNLAVEQFMQQYYRTVIELNRLNEMLLQLFQEAILLRDQLGPPVVINRRFQAVGGFLEVTHPDVFRHNPVALLEIFHLLQTHPEIRGVRASTIRLIRERRHLIDDRIRADLRARSFFMEIMRHPKGPAEALSRMNRYGVLAAYLPAFANIVGRMQYDLFHVYTVDEHTLRLLHHLCDFANPEGDEESPFRANVAQEIPKLELLYLAGLFHDIGKGRGGDHSVLGARDAWDFCQLHELPEFDSRLVSWLVEKHLVMSMTAQRKDLSDTRVIQEFATLVSDVDRLNYLYLLTVADMRATDPGRWNAWKDSLLKELYQATRLALQRGLENPLAQDDLIQQKQDQALRQVGAYGLSRNQCTLLWIKFSLDYFQHNAPDEIAWQTRLVLTNPPGNLPLVAIRPVTTRGCSEVFMYTPDRNLLFSRATAVLDQQGLNIVDARIMTTDDAMALNSFHVLDYQGQPLTDPVAMRRLADALRKVLAHPEDEIQGVRRLPRKLKNFPTVTEVSFLPDPRNHRTLMRLATLDRPGLLAEIGAIFEEGGIRLHNAKIATVGALVDDVFFITTRNDTPITAETSLRWLRSEIHRRLEQAGD; encoded by the coding sequence ATGGGGTCCAAGGCCGAGGCCCTGGTGGCATTCGCCCAAGCGCGTCTCGACGAGGCCCTGACCGCGGGCTCCGAGCCCATTCCCGCCTTTCGCCAGGCCCTGCGCGAGGGCCGCCAACGCCTCTTCGAGGCCTTTGACCAGGGCGTCCCCGCCGCCGATCTGGTCCGGACCCACAGCCTCCTGGTCGATACCATCCTGACCCGCGCCTGGGCGCGTCACCTGCCCCCGGCCAGCCCCGGAGCACTACCCCTCGCCCTGGTCGCCGTCGGTGGCTACGGCCGGGAAGAGCTGCACCCTGGATCGGACCTGGATATCCTGATCCTCCTGGGCGAGGACAAGGGCGAAGACCGGGCCGCCCTCGATGGCCCCCTAGAGGCCTTCATCACCTTCCTCTGGGACATCGGCACCGAGGTCGGCCAGAGCGTGCGCACCCTGGACGAGTGCGTCGCGGAGGCGCGGGCCGACGTCACCGTCATGACCAACCTCATGGAGGGCCGCCTGATCACGGGTGATGCCCAGCTCCTCGCCGCCATGCGCGCCGCCACCGGGCCGGACCGCCTCTGGCCCAGTGACGCCTTTTTCGCCGCCAAGACCGCCGAGCAACGGCAACGCTGGCACAAGTACGGTGGCACCGCCTACAACCTCGAACCCAACATCAAGGAAAATCCCGGCGGCCTGCGTGATATCCAGATGATCGGCTGGGTCGCCAAGCGCCATTTTGCCGCCGACACCCTCCACGACCTGGTCCTGCATGGCTTTCTCACCGAAGGGGAGTACCTCACCCTGATCGAGGGCCAGGCCCGGCTATGGCGCATCCGCTTTCAACTCCACCGCCTGGCCGGACGCCGCGAGGATCGGCTCCTCTTCGACTACCAGCGCAGCCTGGCCCGCGACTTTGGCTTCGTGGATGACGGCAACCACAACCTGGCCGTCGAACAGTTCATGCAGCAGTACTACCGCACCGTCATCGAGCTGAACCGGCTCAACGAGATGCTGCTGCAGCTCTTTCAGGAGGCCATCTTGTTGCGGGACCAACTGGGGCCGCCGGTGGTTATCAACCGGCGTTTCCAGGCCGTCGGCGGCTTCCTGGAGGTGACCCACCCGGACGTCTTCCGCCACAACCCCGTGGCGCTGCTGGAGATCTTTCACCTGCTCCAGACCCACCCCGAGATCCGGGGCGTACGGGCCAGCACCATCCGCCTCATCCGGGAGCGCCGCCACCTCATCGACGACCGCATCCGCGCCGACCTGCGGGCGCGCAGCTTCTTCATGGAGATCATGCGCCATCCCAAGGGTCCCGCCGAGGCCCTCTCCCGTATGAATCGCTACGGAGTCCTGGCGGCCTACCTGCCGGCCTTCGCCAATATCGTGGGGCGCATGCAGTACGACCTCTTCCATGTTTATACCGTGGACGAGCACACCCTGCGGCTGCTGCATCACCTCTGCGACTTCGCCAACCCCGAGGGCGATGAAGAATCGCCCTTCCGCGCCAACGTCGCCCAAGAGATCCCCAAGCTGGAGCTCCTCTACCTGGCGGGACTCTTCCACGACATCGGCAAGGGCCGCGGCGGCGATCATTCCGTCCTCGGCGCCCGCGATGCCTGGGACTTCTGCCAACTCCATGAGCTGCCGGAGTTTGACAGCCGCCTCGTCTCCTGGCTGGTCGAAAAGCATCTGGTCATGTCCATGACCGCCCAGCGCAAGGACCTGAGCGACACCCGCGTCATCCAGGAATTCGCCACCCTGGTGAGCGACGTCGATCGGCTCAACTACCTTTATCTACTCACCGTGGCCGATATGCGCGCCACCGATCCCGGGCGCTGGAATGCCTGGAAGGACTCCCTCCTCAAGGAGTTGTACCAGGCCACCCGCCTCGCCCTGCAACGGGGCCTGGAAAACCCCCTGGCCCAGGACGACCTCATCCAGCAAAAGCAGGATCAGGCCCTGCGCCAGGTGGGTGCTTATGGTCTGAGCCGTAACCAGTGCACCCTCCTCTGGATCAAGTTCAGCCTTGATTACTTTCAACACAACGCCCCGGACGAGATCGCCTGGCAGACCCGGCTGGTTCTGACCAATCCCCCCGGCAACCTGCCCCTGGTCGCCATCCGCCCCGTGACGACCCGCGGCTGCTCCGAGGTCTTCATGTACACCCCGGACCGCAACCTCCTCTTCAGCCGGGCCACCGCCGTCCTCGACCAGCAGGGCCTGAACATCGTCGATGCCCGCATCATGACCACGGACGATGCCATGGCCCTCAACTCCTTCCATGTCCTCGACTACCAGGGCCAGCCTCTCACGGACCCGGTCGCCATGCGACGACTGGCGGATGCCCTGCGCAAGGTCCTTGCCCACCCGGAGGATGAAATCCAGGGCGTCCGCCGGTTGCCCCGCAAGCTCAAGAACTTCCCCACCGTCACCGAGGTCAGCTTTCTGCCGGACCCGCGCAATCATCGCACCCTCATGCGTCTCGCCACCCTCGACCGCCCGGGCCTCCTGGCCGAGATCGGCGCCATCTTCGAGGAGGGTGGCATCCGGCTCCACAACGCCAAGATCGCCACCGTCGGGGCCTTGGTGGATGACGTCTTTTTCATCACCACCCGCAACGATACCCCCATCACCGCCGAGACCTCCCTGCGCTGGCTGCGCTCCGAGATCCACCGCCGTCTGGAGCAGGCGGGGGATTGA
- the map gene encoding type I methionyl aminopeptidase, whose translation MSVTIKTADEIAKMRVAGRLAAEVLEMIEEHVVPGTTTEELDRRCHDYIVQEQGAIPAPLNYRGFPRSICTSVNHQVCHGIPSDKQLKRGDILNIDITVIKDGYHGDTSKMFCLGEPSILARRLVKVTHEALWIGLDQVRPGATLGDIGHAIQSYVESHRFSVVEEYCGHGIGRDFHEEPQVLHYGKRGAGMVLRAGMCFTIEPMVNAGKRYIKLLPDGWTVVTKDRGLSAQWEHTVLVTPDGHEVLTLRHEERGEPSQP comes from the coding sequence ATGAGCGTGACCATCAAGACCGCGGACGAAATCGCGAAAATGCGCGTGGCCGGACGCCTGGCCGCGGAGGTTCTGGAGATGATTGAGGAACACGTGGTCCCCGGCACCACTACTGAGGAACTCGACCGCCGCTGTCATGACTACATCGTCCAGGAGCAGGGGGCCATCCCCGCCCCCCTGAACTACCGCGGCTTTCCCCGTTCCATCTGCACCTCGGTCAACCATCAGGTCTGTCATGGCATCCCCAGCGACAAGCAACTCAAGAGGGGCGACATCCTCAACATCGACATCACCGTCATCAAGGATGGCTATCACGGTGACACCAGCAAGATGTTCTGCCTCGGCGAACCCTCCATTCTGGCCCGCCGCCTGGTAAAGGTGACCCACGAGGCCCTCTGGATCGGCCTGGACCAGGTCCGCCCCGGGGCGACCCTGGGTGACATCGGCCATGCCATCCAGAGTTACGTCGAGAGCCACCGCTTCTCCGTGGTGGAGGAATACTGTGGCCACGGCATCGGCCGCGACTTCCACGAGGAGCCCCAGGTTCTGCACTATGGCAAGCGCGGCGCGGGTATGGTGCTGCGTGCCGGCATGTGCTTCACCATCGAGCCCATGGTCAACGCGGGCAAACGCTACATTAAGCTGCTACCGGACGGCTGGACGGTCGTCACCAAGGATCGCGGCCTCTCGGCTCAGTGGGAACATACGGTCCTGGTCACCCCCGATGGCCACGAGGTCCTGACCCTGCGCCACGAGGAGCGCGGGGAGCCGAGCCAGCCATGA
- the rpsB gene encoding 30S ribosomal protein S2, whose amino-acid sequence MRDMLEAGVHFGHQTRYWNPKMGAYIFGHRNKIHIVNLEKTLPLFREALNFMGSLSANGGKVLFVGTKRAARDAIREEAIRCGMPFVNHRWLGGMLTNFKTIKQSIKRLKDLEAMFEDGSVNRFNKKEALGLSREKEKLELSLGGIKEMSGLPDAIFIIDVGHEKLAVTEANKLGIPVVGVVDTNNDPGPIDYVIPGNDDAIRAVRLYISGSANAILDGRQSAAAMAGRVDDYMESAPAAVAG is encoded by the coding sequence ATGCGGGACATGCTGGAGGCTGGCGTCCACTTCGGACACCAGACCCGTTACTGGAACCCCAAGATGGGGGCCTATATCTTCGGCCACCGCAATAAGATTCATATCGTCAACCTGGAAAAGACCCTGCCCCTTTTCCGCGAGGCCCTGAATTTTATGGGCTCCCTGTCCGCCAACGGCGGCAAGGTGCTCTTTGTCGGCACCAAGCGCGCCGCCCGTGACGCCATCCGCGAGGAGGCCATCCGCTGCGGCATGCCCTTCGTCAACCATCGCTGGCTCGGCGGCATGTTGACCAACTTCAAGACCATCAAGCAGTCCATCAAGCGCCTCAAGGACCTGGAGGCCATGTTCGAGGATGGCTCCGTCAACCGCTTCAATAAAAAGGAGGCCCTCGGCCTGAGCCGGGAGAAGGAGAAGCTGGAGTTGAGCTTGGGCGGTATCAAGGAGATGAGTGGCTTGCCGGATGCCATCTTCATCATCGACGTGGGCCACGAGAAGCTGGCCGTGACCGAGGCAAACAAACTGGGTATCCCGGTGGTGGGCGTGGTGGACACCAACAATGATCCCGGCCCTATCGACTATGTGATTCCCGGCAATGATGACGCCATCCGCGCCGTGCGCCTCTACATCTCCGGCTCCGCCAACGCCATCCTGGACGGCCGGCAAAGTGCCGCCGCTATGGCCGGCCGGGTTGATGACTACATGGAGTCCGCGCCGGCGGCGGTCGCCGGCTGA
- a CDS encoding elongation factor Ts has protein sequence MEITASLVKELRERTGAGMMECKRALVESQGSIEAAIEAMRKSGQAKAAKKAGRIAADGVVVIKVAADGKSGVMVEVNSETDFVAKDANFKDFADAVGEAALAARVADVEALSALPIRAGEATTIAEAREALIAKIGENIQVRRLVRFEDAQGQLHSYRHGVRIGVLVEMEGGDTELGKDIAMHVAASNPLCVDATQVPAGVLEKEKDIFRAQALESGKPAEIMDKIIDGRVRKYMEEITLLGQPFVKDVEVTVEKLLGRAGAKVHRFSRVEVGEGIEKKQENFADEVMAQVRGD, from the coding sequence ATGGAGATTACCGCCTCATTGGTCAAGGAGCTCAGAGAGCGTACCGGGGCCGGCATGATGGAGTGCAAAAGGGCCCTGGTGGAATCCCAGGGTAGTATCGAGGCCGCCATCGAGGCCATGCGCAAGTCCGGTCAGGCGAAGGCCGCCAAGAAGGCTGGCCGCATCGCCGCCGACGGCGTGGTGGTCATCAAGGTCGCCGCCGATGGTAAAAGCGGCGTCATGGTCGAGGTCAATAGCGAGACCGACTTCGTCGCCAAGGATGCCAACTTCAAGGATTTCGCCGATGCCGTGGGTGAGGCCGCCTTGGCCGCCCGGGTGGCGGATGTGGAGGCCCTGAGCGCCCTGCCGATTCGCGCGGGCGAGGCGACCACCATCGCCGAGGCCCGGGAGGCCCTGATCGCCAAGATCGGCGAGAATATTCAGGTGCGCCGCCTGGTCCGGTTCGAGGATGCCCAGGGCCAGTTGCACAGTTACCGCCATGGGGTACGCATTGGCGTCCTGGTGGAGATGGAGGGCGGTGACACCGAGCTGGGCAAGGACATCGCCATGCATGTCGCCGCCAGCAACCCCCTCTGTGTCGATGCCACCCAGGTTCCCGCCGGGGTGCTGGAGAAGGAAAAGGATATTTTCCGCGCCCAGGCCCTGGAGAGTGGCAAGCCGGCGGAGATCATGGACAAGATCATTGACGGCCGCGTCCGCAAGTACATGGAGGAGATCACCCTGCTGGGTCAGCCCTTCGTCAAGGACGTCGAGGTCACGGTGGAAAAGCTGCTCGGCCGCGCCGGAGCCAAGGTCCATCGTTTCTCCCGCGTCGAGGTGGGCGAGGGCATCGAGAAGAAGCAGGAAAACTTCGCCGACGAGGTCATGGCTCAGGTGCGGGGCGACTAG
- a CDS encoding UMP kinase codes for MSQPAYRRILLKLSGEALMGGGQFGIDPGVMGRLAAEVKGLADTGIQLALVIGGGNIFRGEGLAGAGMDRVTGDHMGMLATVMNALAMQDALEQMGVATRVMSAVRINQVCEDYIRRRAMRHLEKGRVVIFAGGTGNPFFTTDSAASLRAVEIGAELLIKATKVDGVYSADPMKDQAAVFYPRLTHDQALRENLKVMDTTAIVLCRDNRIPIRVMNIHQSGALMRLIKGEAIGSLVESGD; via the coding sequence GTGTCCCAACCAGCCTATCGGCGGATTCTGCTCAAACTTAGCGGCGAGGCCCTCATGGGCGGCGGCCAGTTCGGTATCGATCCCGGCGTTATGGGCCGGCTCGCCGCGGAGGTGAAGGGGCTGGCGGACACGGGCATTCAGCTCGCCCTGGTCATCGGTGGCGGTAACATCTTTCGGGGCGAGGGCTTGGCCGGAGCCGGCATGGACCGGGTCACCGGTGACCACATGGGCATGCTGGCCACGGTCATGAATGCCCTGGCCATGCAGGATGCCCTGGAGCAGATGGGTGTCGCCACTCGCGTGATGTCCGCCGTGCGCATCAACCAGGTCTGCGAGGATTACATCCGCCGGCGCGCCATGCGTCATCTGGAAAAGGGGCGGGTGGTCATCTTCGCTGGCGGCACGGGTAACCCCTTCTTCACCACGGATTCCGCCGCCAGTCTCCGCGCCGTCGAGATAGGCGCGGAACTGCTCATTAAGGCCACCAAGGTCGATGGCGTCTATTCCGCCGACCCCATGAAGGACCAAGCGGCCGTCTTCTACCCCCGCCTGACCCATGATCAGGCCTTGCGCGAGAACCTCAAGGTCATGGATACCACGGCTATCGTCCTGTGCCGGGATAATCGGATTCCCATACGCGTCATGAACATCCATCAATCCGGGGCCCTGATGCGCCTGATCAAGGGCGAGGCCATCGGTTCCCTGGTCGAGAGCGGAGACTGA
- the frr gene encoding ribosome recycling factor, whose amino-acid sequence MINDVNKDAESRMAKSVEALGLELAKIRTGRAHPSLLDHIRVNYYGNEVPIKQVANVTAEDARTLAVAPWEKGMVTAVEKAIMQSDLGLNPNTAGAVIRVPMPALTEERRRDLIKVARSEAEQGRVAIRNIRREANNEFKEMVKEKMISEDDERRGQETIQKLTDKYVKEVDLLLEEKEKDLMAI is encoded by the coding sequence ATGATCAACGATGTCAACAAGGACGCCGAGTCGCGGATGGCGAAGAGCGTCGAGGCCCTAGGCCTCGAACTGGCCAAGATCCGCACCGGTCGCGCCCACCCCTCCCTGCTGGACCACATCCGGGTCAATTACTACGGCAACGAGGTGCCCATCAAGCAGGTGGCCAACGTCACCGCCGAGGATGCCCGTACCCTGGCCGTGGCCCCCTGGGAAAAGGGCATGGTGACGGCGGTCGAGAAGGCCATCATGCAGTCCGACCTGGGGCTCAACCCCAACACCGCCGGGGCCGTGATCCGGGTGCCGATGCCGGCGCTGACCGAGGAGCGCCGCCGGGATCTCATCAAGGTGGCGCGCTCCGAGGCGGAGCAGGGCCGGGTGGCCATCCGCAACATCCGGCGCGAGGCCAATAACGAATTCAAGGAGATGGTTAAGGAGAAGATGATTTCCGAGGACGACGAACGTCGGGGCCAGGAAACCATCCAGAAACTGACCGATAAATATGTCAAGGAGGTCGACCTGCTCTTGGAGGAAAAGGAAAAGGACCTCATGGCCATCTGA
- the uppS gene encoding di-trans,poly-cis-decaprenylcistransferase, which produces MAENMSEQAGAGAVPRHVAIIMDGNGRWARARQLPRGAGHRAGVKSVRAVVEESIRQGVEVLTLFAFSSENWRRPRPEVDFLMQLFLTALRSEVKKLKRNGGRLRVIGDLGAFPERLRSEIAEAEVATATNTKLTLQIAANYGGRWDLADATRRIAQAAVAGQLDPVTLNEATLATHLATAGLPDPDLFIRTGGERRLSNFLLWQSAYAELYFTDLMWPDFGAAAYAEALADYGRRQRRFGQTSEQVMGQGSRALDSAPESPHDPDRVSSWP; this is translated from the coding sequence ATGGCCGAAAATATGAGCGAGCAGGCGGGCGCGGGCGCCGTCCCCCGGCATGTCGCCATTATCATGGATGGCAATGGCCGGTGGGCCCGGGCGCGTCAACTGCCCCGTGGCGCCGGGCATCGCGCGGGAGTTAAGAGCGTCCGGGCCGTGGTCGAGGAAAGCATCCGCCAGGGGGTCGAGGTCCTGACCCTCTTCGCCTTCAGCAGCGAGAATTGGCGGCGGCCCAGACCCGAAGTCGATTTCCTCATGCAACTCTTCCTGACCGCCTTGAGATCCGAGGTGAAAAAACTCAAGCGGAATGGTGGGCGCTTGCGCGTCATCGGCGATCTCGGGGCCTTCCCCGAACGTCTGCGCTCAGAGATCGCCGAGGCCGAGGTGGCGACGGCCACCAATACCAAACTGACCTTGCAAATCGCCGCCAACTATGGTGGCCGTTGGGACCTGGCTGATGCGACGCGCCGTATCGCCCAGGCAGCCGTCGCGGGGCAGCTGGACCCGGTCACCCTCAATGAGGCCACCCTCGCAACCCACCTGGCGACCGCTGGCCTGCCGGATCCCGACCTCTTCATTCGTACCGGTGGCGAGCGGCGGTTGAGCAACTTTCTGCTCTGGCAGTCGGCTTACGCCGAACTTTATTTTACCGATCTCATGTGGCCGGACTTTGGCGCCGCGGCCTACGCCGAGGCCCTGGCCGACTACGGGCGGCGCCAGCGTCGCTTTGGCCAGACCTCCGAGCAGGTGATGGGACAGGGCTCCCGGGCTCTCGATTCGGCCCCTGAATCTCCCCACGATCCGGACCGGGTATCCTCGTGGCCCTGA
- a CDS encoding phosphatidate cytidylyltransferase: protein MTSLQLRVLTASVLAPIVLLAVLALPPWGFALALGLILLGGAWEWSSLGGLTRPAVRLAYVALLGAALILLWLLPKAGVVPLLLLVSLWWWLVAVWLFRLKQIEPGVGPAPGRLLAGLLALTGPWLAMTQLHGAPSQGPALVLFLLILIWTADIAAYFSGRRWGRTKLAPVLSPGKTWAGVLGAGAGATLLGLVLGYWLDLAPLATLGALLLCLATAFISVVGDLFESLLKRRQGVKDSGHLLPGHGGLLDRIDSLTAAAPFFVLGLIWLGVPT from the coding sequence CTGACCAGCCTCCAGCTTCGCGTTCTGACCGCCTCGGTCCTGGCCCCGATCGTCCTTCTGGCGGTGCTGGCCCTGCCACCGTGGGGCTTCGCCCTGGCCCTGGGCCTGATCCTGCTGGGTGGTGCCTGGGAGTGGTCTTCCCTGGGGGGCTTGACCAGGCCAGCGGTGCGGCTGGCCTATGTCGCCCTCCTCGGCGCCGCCCTGATCCTGCTCTGGCTTCTGCCCAAGGCGGGGGTGGTGCCCCTGCTCCTGCTGGTCAGCCTCTGGTGGTGGCTGGTCGCGGTCTGGCTCTTCCGGCTGAAGCAGATCGAACCGGGCGTGGGTCCAGCCCCGGGACGCCTGCTGGCGGGGCTGCTGGCACTGACCGGTCCCTGGCTGGCCATGACCCAGCTCCACGGCGCCCCGTCCCAGGGCCCCGCCCTGGTACTCTTTCTCCTGATCCTCATCTGGACGGCGGACATCGCCGCCTACTTTTCCGGCCGCCGCTGGGGCAGGACCAAGCTGGCGCCCGTCCTCAGTCCGGGCAAAACCTGGGCGGGGGTTCTGGGGGCCGGGGCGGGCGCGACCTTGCTGGGCCTGGTGCTGGGCTACTGGCTGGATTTGGCGCCCCTCGCCACCCTGGGTGCCCTCCTGCTGTGCCTGGCCACCGCCTTCATCTCCGTGGTGGGCGATCTGTTTGAAAGTCTCCTCAAGCGCCGCCAGGGTGTGAAGGATTCCGGCCATCTCCTGCCCGGTCATGGCGGCCTCCTGGATCGCATCGACAGCCTGACCGCCGCCGCGCCCTTTTTCGTCCTGGGTCTGATCTGGCTGGGAGTCCCGACATGA
- a CDS encoding 1-deoxy-D-xylulose-5-phosphate reductoisomerase, which produces MKGICVLGATGSIGISTLDVVGRHPKLYRVVALTANRDAERLAEQCRRHRPALAVLADVGAAERLRGLLADMAGAPEVLTGPEALAQVAALPEVDIVMAAIVGAAGLLPTLAAARAGKRLLLANKEALVVAGEILMSAAAASGALLLPIDSEHNAIFQCMPAGYEHGLDQVGVERIFLTASGGPFRDWPLAELERVTPDQACAHPNWRMGRKISVDSATMMNKGLELIEACWLFGTRPERIQIVIHPQSVIHSLVQYVDGSVLAQLGNPDMRTPIAHALAWPERLSSGVSPLDLFAVGRLDFEPPGLDRFPCLSLAIQAAESGGTAPTILNAANEIAVAAFLMGRIRYTTIARLVGATLERVPAQAVSRDGLESLLEADRQARALAEQLLPTLVE; this is translated from the coding sequence ATGAAGGGGATCTGCGTTCTGGGGGCCACGGGCTCCATCGGCATCAGTACCCTGGACGTGGTGGGACGCCACCCAAAGCTTTATCGCGTGGTGGCCCTAACCGCCAACCGGGATGCGGAGCGCCTGGCCGAGCAGTGTCGCCGCCACCGGCCGGCCCTGGCCGTCCTGGCGGATGTCGGGGCGGCGGAGCGCCTGCGTGGCCTGCTCGCGGACATGGCTGGGGCCCCCGAGGTGCTGACGGGGCCCGAAGCCCTGGCCCAGGTGGCCGCCCTGCCCGAGGTCGATATCGTTATGGCGGCTATCGTCGGCGCCGCCGGTCTGCTGCCCACCCTGGCCGCCGCCCGGGCCGGCAAACGACTGCTGCTGGCTAACAAGGAGGCCCTGGTCGTCGCCGGCGAGATCCTAATGTCCGCCGCCGCCGCCAGTGGCGCCCTGCTGCTCCCAATCGATAGCGAACACAACGCCATTTTTCAGTGTATGCCCGCGGGTTACGAGCATGGCCTCGACCAGGTTGGCGTGGAGCGGATCTTCCTCACCGCCTCCGGTGGTCCCTTCCGCGACTGGCCCCTGGCGGAACTCGAACGGGTGACGCCGGACCAGGCCTGCGCCCACCCCAACTGGCGGATGGGGCGCAAAATCTCGGTGGATTCCGCCACCATGATGAACAAGGGCCTGGAACTCATCGAGGCGTGCTGGCTGTTCGGCACCCGCCCGGAACGCATCCAGATCGTCATTCACCCCCAAAGCGTCATTCATTCCCTGGTGCAGTACGTGGACGGCTCGGTACTGGCCCAGTTGGGCAACCCGGACATGCGCACCCCCATTGCCCATGCCCTGGCCTGGCCGGAACGCCTGAGTTCCGGCGTGTCACCCCTGGATCTTTTCGCCGTCGGCCGCCTAGACTTCGAGCCACCGGGGCTGGATCGATTCCCCTGCCTGTCCCTGGCAATCCAGGCCGCCGAGTCCGGGGGTACGGCCCCCACCATCCTCAATGCCGCCAATGAGATCGCCGTGGCGGCCTTTCTGATGGGGCGCATCCGCTATACCACCATCGCCCGCCTGGTCGGCGCGACCCTGGAGCGGGTGCCAGCCCAGGCCGTCAGTCGGGATGGGCTGGAGAGTCTCTTGGAGGCGGATCGCCAGGCACGCGCCTTGGCGGAACAATTGCTGCCAACCCTGGTCGAATAA
- the rseP gene encoding RIP metalloprotease RseP has translation MPDLLHTILSFIVVLAILIAVHEFGHFWVARRLGVKVLRFSIGFGRPLLRWVGRRDGTEYVLAGIPLGGYVKMLDEREEEVDPAEVHRAFNRQKLWRRAAIVLAGPLFNLLFAILLYWGILVTGDTGSRALIGTVATGSIAAEAGLEAGDELLRVGDRPTPTWEAAVFALMAEALDGRDLPVRIRDAEGDERTYVLNGQALAALPEDPAILGNLGLAPARPLLPPVLGEVIPGEAAAEAGLQTGDLILDTNDKPVTSWDAWVAMVRDHPGQTLRVRIARGGQELELALTPRTAPSPTGEIGRVGAGVEVPEELLAQYRAVVRLGPVDALGAAVAKTADMSWLMLKVMGRMLTGQSSIENLSGPISIAESAGRSANHGWSYFIKFLAVVSISLGVLNLLPIPVLDGGHLLFFLVEAIKGGPLSEQVQMQGQRIGVALLAALMSLAFFVDIQRLLN, from the coding sequence ATGCCAGACCTGCTCCATACCATCCTCTCCTTCATCGTCGTCCTCGCCATCCTCATTGCGGTGCATGAGTTCGGCCACTTTTGGGTGGCTCGACGCCTGGGGGTCAAGGTTCTGCGGTTTTCCATCGGCTTCGGACGACCCCTGCTGCGTTGGGTGGGGCGGCGGGATGGCACCGAATACGTTTTGGCAGGCATCCCCTTGGGCGGCTACGTCAAGATGCTTGATGAGCGCGAGGAAGAGGTTGATCCGGCAGAGGTCCATCGGGCCTTCAACCGACAGAAACTCTGGAGGCGCGCCGCCATCGTACTGGCCGGTCCCCTCTTCAATCTCCTTTTCGCCATCCTGCTCTACTGGGGCATTCTGGTCACCGGGGATACCGGCAGTCGCGCCCTGATCGGCACCGTGGCTACCGGCTCCATCGCCGCCGAGGCGGGGCTGGAGGCCGGAGACGAACTGCTGCGGGTGGGTGATCGCCCCACCCCGACCTGGGAGGCAGCGGTTTTTGCCCTCATGGCCGAGGCCCTGGACGGCCGGGATCTGCCGGTGCGGATACGTGATGCGGAGGGGGACGAGCGGACCTACGTGCTCAATGGCCAGGCCCTGGCGGCCCTGCCGGAAGATCCGGCCATCCTTGGTAATCTTGGCCTGGCGCCCGCCCGCCCCCTGCTCCCGCCGGTGCTGGGCGAGGTCATTCCCGGCGAGGCGGCCGCGGAGGCCGGTCTCCAGACCGGCGATCTGATCCTCGACACCAACGATAAGCCCGTCACCAGTTGGGACGCCTGGGTCGCCATGGTGCGGGACCATCCGGGCCAGACCCTCCGGGTGCGGATCGCCCGCGGCGGCCAGGAGCTGGAACTGGCCCTGACCCCGCGCACCGCCCCAAGCCCCACCGGGGAGATTGGCCGGGTCGGTGCCGGGGTGGAAGTACCCGAGGAACTGCTGGCGCAATATCGCGCCGTGGTGCGGCTGGGGCCGGTCGATGCCTTGGGCGCCGCCGTCGCCAAAACGGCGGACATGAGTTGGCTGATGCTCAAGGTCATGGGCCGCATGCTGACGGGCCAGTCCTCCATCGAGAACCTGAGCGGTCCCATTTCCATCGCCGAAAGCGCCGGGCGCAGCGCCAATCATGGCTGGAGCTATTTCATCAAATTCCTGGCCGTTGTCAGCATCAGTCTGGGCGTGCTCAACCTCCTGCCTATTCCAGTCCTGGACGGGGGGCATCTGCTGTTCTTTCTGGTCGAGGCGATCAAGGGCGGACCCCTGTCCGAACAGGTGCAGATGCAGGGTCAGCGTATCGGAGTCGCCCTGCTCGCCGCCCTCATGTCCCTGGCCTTCTTCGTCGATATTCAACGCCTGTTGAATTAA